Part of the Henckelia pumila isolate YLH828 chromosome 2, ASM3356847v2, whole genome shotgun sequence genome is shown below.
TGATATTTGCAACTTGCGTCACAGGGACTAGCTTAAAGCTTTCCACTTCTTCATCTGCCATTTACAAGAGGAAATGGGTTGACAAAATATTGGAAGCGTGTAAAAAAGCTTCTATGTTGGctttctttcattttttgttttgaGTGGGCGCCAGAGAATTTCAACTGGCTCACCTTCATTTGTAGGAATAAAGTCATCCGGAAGTTTTAAATCATAACAGAAAAGAACGTCTCTCTTGAATCTATATCCATCGATGCCCATATAAGATACAGCTCCAACTGCTGTAGCTCTGAGTTCAGGAAATCAGACACAATTCATTAATTTATTCACAGAAGATGTTTATCGTAATGATTCGAATGCAATGAAATGAAAAACTTACGTGCTGGAGATGGATCTTGGTATCCCTGCTTCTTCTTTGCATTCCTTCACAAGATTTTCCTCACAGGAGATTCCATGGGGCTGCATTTGTACGAATGTATGACCATATGCAACATAACAGTTTGGTAAATCACATTTACTTGTGTATGCAAATTGCAAAACCTTGCAAGTTTTGCAAGTTGCAAATGAAAATCATAATTATCTACCTTCTCTAAAATTATTAAGCATTATCTTTATAGCCAGCTAGATTACAATAAAAGCATCCAGAAAAAGATAACAAAACGGAATTCTAGTTTTGGAGAAAAGTAAATTGTTGGGGTGTAAGTATAATggatcaaaaaatcaaattgccaATTTTTACTTGCTGTTTCTCAAGCCACCATTACTGAAACAAGAACTCACCGGAATTTGAGTCATCACTCATCACTCTAAGAATATAAACTTATATACTTTGACTTAATTGTTGTATCACCATATCAATTTTTTCTTGGCATAAATTTTCATGATAATTCATTacattttcttttctattttggTGATCTTTTAGCCGGTTATTGTTTTTCTAAAACTTTGTTGccacatatatataaaagttcACATATACTTGCACATATTgataaacatataaataaatGTAAATGTGTGTCtgagtaaatattttttaattagttATAGGTTTCAACTGAAAATGCAAAATTTTAAGTTCTCTTCACTACTCAGGAAGAAGCCCACCTGAGCATTGTTTAGTTCTCACAGCTGGAGACTTTGGGTGGTGGAAAGTCAATACTAATGCTCGGTAACTGTTTAACTAACATTTAATTTACTTAATAAGGTTTCCAAAATAAGGTTCattatctatatataaaaatcaatgcaCATGGTCCAATGAATTCAATTTCCAACAACTAACTGTGGTTGCTGGGCATGTAGATATATTTACGATTTTAATAGAGACGATTACGAGTTTAGTCATGTCTCAAAGACAAGGATAATGTAGTTAAccgataataaaaaaaaagaagtgtGAGTTGAAGAATATGAATTCAAGGTAATCGGATTTTTACAAGTGATCAGTGGTAAGCATAGTTTCGTAAcacaaaaatacaaaaatcaaaTGAATGAAAATTTCTAATAACCTTATATTCAGATGGTGTGTTAAATTGTACAGATCCCAAAGTAACTTTAAAAATAGAACTTTTAACCATGAAATATAGAGGCCAATACATACCTGCCCTCCAGCAACCATATCGTCTAGCTTTCCCGGAAAAGTGGGTTTAACTTTACTTCTCTTTGCTACCCATAGGAATTTCTCACCATCTCTTTCAACATAGCCATTCATATGCACTCCATAAGCCTAGCATAAAAATACATTATCCAAAGAAAATAGCCTCAAGAGCTGAGGTCTACCTGATGAGATATTCACTGAATACAAAAATGCAGTAACCTAAATGAAACTCAAGCTTGCAGGATATTATACCACCTTTATTCCGAAGTATGGCGCTGCTGCACGCTCTAATGAGAAAAATTCTGGAGTCCCAAAAGAGGATATGACAGGATACAActgtaaataataaaaattataaaataagcCAAACACATAGAACAAAATGGAGATATATCATATATGTTTCTGCATATCCATACAGTGATGATAGCACAATCTAAAGACCTCATTCCGAATTCCTGGTATAAGTTCTTCACCCAAGCACTTGATTGCGTTGCCCACAGCTATTGTCCTATCCTCGTATGAGCTCAGCCTAGTATGTAATGACAAATAGTATCCAAAATTGAGGCCATAGCAGGTGTCCTCTGGAAATATAAATGTATCTTCAAATCTCCTCAAATAGTGAGCAAATCTGTATTTGACATTGGAAGTGACTGTGtcatagaaaattaaattattcaGCACTTGAAACAGTTCCCCGTGGCAAGAAAAGCTCATAGTCTACCATAGTTTCCGCAAACCTGGGATTAAAATTTACAAGACACGAGTTCTAAATTTTTAGTTCACTGCTTTAGAGCCAAATTCAAATGATTAGCAACATGGTGATCTAATTTCAACACAAACAAAGCTATAAGCGCGAGGAGTTATCCCTCAAAACTGTGACCTGATCTAATCAGCACAACAGCGAACAGACTGTGAGAGGCGGCACTGTAAATACCCCTTTTTTCCAACATTATCTATCATTGGTTCTAATAGCCTAACGGAAAACAGCTTTTTTCAGGTGTATTCTCGATCGCAACGTATATTGGAGGACTAAGGGGACACTGCACATGCTATATATATCACATATTCACCATATCATGGTTATCTCCCATGAAACCAAAAATTGAGTGCTTGAACAGTAAGGAGATCAAGAATTCAATGGGTCGTGAAATTCTAacaaaattaaatctttaagcTATTGCCTTAAATGGTAACTCATCTACTATGCTGTTGCAGTATACAACGGGCATGCAAGATGTTTCATGAACAGAACCTTATCAATATGAATTCTTGAAGCCAAATAAATTCTGCGGACATTGATCTGAACCAACACAAAAGTCGATAGctcaattgaaaaaaaaaaaaaaaaatcgagacACTGTTACCTGTTGTGAACATAGCCGACAGTTTGTTGTTCTACAACAAAAGGGACGAATTCAGTTTGCTTATCCTGAAATGCATCCCACAAAAAGATCAGAACACACGATGATACAtagaagatgaaaaaaaatgCAGGGATTGAGAACGAACAGCATTGCGGTTGCAGAGGTTAACTTTGTGGAAGAAACCTTGGAGAGAAGAAGAATCAGTTGTACGGTGAGTTGGGGAGAATCGAACGACGTCGTCCCAGGTGAAGAAACTGGCACTGCTGTGGAATTGATGCGCAGAGAGTGGAGAAGAGCGAAGTGGGAATTTGAGATTCCTTGTCGGGATTGTCAAGGAATGCAAGAAAAGACCACTGCTTCCCATTCTTCAACtctgtgaaactcaagaacttGCATATCAGATTTCTGGCTTTTCTTGGAATTCTTGTTTTTACCAAACATTTCTGTTTTCAATGAAAACAGAACTGGACATTTGGGCTCCCCAATTAGGATTAAAATTGGGCTTACTTTAGTTTCTTGTTTTAAATAAATTGGGCTTACTTTAGTCCTCGATAACAAAATGCCCACTAAAATTTATATCGGGGGGAAGGAAATGATACACTATATAAACTACTAAATCCAAGGAATAAAAGGCTAATAAAACTTGATTTGTGAAACATAAAGACTTGATAAAGACTTGTgggaaattaaataaaaactaacTAGCTAGcatattgtaaggcccgagattatttagttttaatccgagaatatttaatttgggaatatttagagtttagaattaaattttaatattcttaaatgaataaggattgaaattgaattaaatcgcttttccggggactgaattgcaaatagccaaaagttcagggactaaactgcaaatatgcttATATTTATCTCCTCTTCACGTGTAAAATCAGATGAAATGCAAAGAAAAGGGCAGAGGCACGGCTGAAGGGTTTCAAAACGCCATTTTCAGATTTTCAGTCTTTTAAAGCTTCGATTTTGTGCGTTCCGGTtatcagaaattccagataaatatatatctgcgatcaccgctccaaGACCtttgttttggtacaagtttcattcatctttctcagactttatttgtatgttgaagatggaaatttatgattttaagatataagcatttatgagctgtaccgattacgtattcgcagacggttcggaaaaagactatcgttcggattttatatgattttatgaagcaaaattcgaaccctaccctatctgattatgatgtttttgatgatattgatatgagattataagtgatcttgattgttggattgttttggatattgtttggattgccggtttgtagccgttacgccgtcgattcgcaaaatgtcaagactttgatattattgattaaaaggagcatggtttgagttgcatctgatatTGTTAGTTATTTGATGTGTTATTTCTCAACTTTCATTCGAAGATTGACGACTCGAGAATCCCGATTCGAACCGAGAAggagttgaagcaaggtttgctagcattgtatttgaaatgaaattgagaagctgagcagattttgacatgttgttgttgattgtatttacagatttgaagtcCTTTCAGACTcaacattgaaaggtataaatgacagctatccagatgggatagaaccctcgagatagctattattctcgagtaaatcacatacgttcttgctattgttttgttatgtgcttctatgtgatttatatgagttttgatgctttgtttgattatgtgattacatgttcaagatgttttacagtctttaatgcatacagcttatgttgcattcatcttgaactccagcctgtaaagtataaagggcagattagcctagagtgcgaaatgacgtttggagaattatagttgagtggcatggattgtagccttcgctttcagagccagaagactctctataattgcaccaaagtcagaggattaaaatacttgatgccgcctcgattgggagtgtcggcggtttgatagttattttattcctcgagatcccaaagaaccaagctttattgatatcagctttgatagcctattcttcaaacatgcattgcatttattttatagcattagatgagatgctatttttattgcatgtttagttatttatactgggattttattctcaccggaggtatccggctattgctttgttttgtatgtgtgcatggcaatagctggggcaggagctggtcagaaaagacagggatagctcgagatagagtcttagcatgtgaggacacgGGTTAGCAGCAAAACATGTACTTTGAGttgataaacatgttagaaaggatACAAGAATCTTGTATAAGTAGTTGAATATGTCTTAGCTTGTGTATGGAAGCTTATCAAATGTTATTAGAttgcatgtatattattttgaagCTTGTATCAGAGTatgtgtttgtatgtttcaagttTGATAGCAAAAAATCTTTCCTGCATTTTTTGGAAAAtgtagctcgctcgatcggtagaagttcgccgatcgagcgagggcctTATTTTGCAAAACAGGGGGTTTGAGttttcttggccgctcgatcggtagaagttcaccgatcgagcgaggccaagaatTCCCTGGATCCGAGAGCTTCtagtttgagctcgctcgatcgggcaactttcgccgatcgagcgagacaatgtaatttaaaaaaaaaaaaattagctcttggATCTTTATATCCTTTGTGTACTTGATTCATTATTGTTTTTactaaattgccctaagataagattagcaacccgggtccccacaacaggtggtatcagagcgtaagtttctggatttagtTAGAAGTTAATGAGCGGGatagattgagtctgtctgattgtttgATCTTATGACATGAGatgacatgttgtatttgattatgtgtactatatgctagcatgatttatattgcaataactatgtgattgcatgattatatgcttttattgctactgcatgctatatatgcaattgtattccagattatcctcagtcagaacctgaattctcatgagaatgcatgagaatgcttatcagagaaggatggaataaattgctgCATGTGATATTGTTTATggactaatctgtttgacaatcagatatgcctccccgtaaagcaccggtcATTTGACAGCCATTAGCGGTTCCTCAAGCTGAACCAGCAGTAGTACCACCGCCAGTTGTTGAAACTCAGAATGCACAGGATAGTACATCTACTGACCCTATGGGtcctactgctactccaatggagactttACTGAAGCAATTTCAGTCATTCATACcgccaaaattgaaaggaacagaaaactcagttgattgtgaaaattggcttgaagatatagaacagCTATTTGAATCACtcgactatacagatgatcgtcgtatccgattggtaatacatcaacttcatgaagtttccaaaagttggtggattactacaaaacgggcattggaacaacgaggtacgattatcacctggactatctttaaaactgagttctatcaacgtttctttctaGTCTCTTACAGaaaggataagggtgctgaatttgccaatctaaggcaaggcaacttgaatattgaggaatatgtggccaaattttctagtcttttgaagtttgctccacatatagcagcaATTGATGAAGCAATgacagatcagtttatcaatggacttaatccagatgtgtttacctTGGTGAACAGTGGACAACCTAATACTTTTGCCGATGCTTTgaacaaagctaagggagcagaagcatgTATATTACGACAACGAGGAATACCGTTCATTCCCCAGCAATTTCCACAGCTTGTATCAGCATCActtccacagaatccgccacagtttcagcaaccatctctcagatttgagggaggaagcagtggcagaaaggattctagattcaggccaAAAGGAAAGCAATTCAAGAGGGCAGAcagtagttcttccagttctagtggacagagacagtttggtataggtcagagaactggtgaatcaggagtgttttgtggtaagtgtggtggacgacatgctaTCGATCAGTGCAAAGGTGTATcaggtaattgcaatatttgtcgCCAACCAGGTCACTATGCCAAAGTATGTCCCCAACGAGTTATCGGTGAAAGTTCTTCTCAACTAGCACCTCAGGcagaaaggcaatcagtgcattcattccagccTCACAAACCTCAGCAACAACCCAGAGTAGGAGGAAGCCAGattgtgactcaacctcctagacaacaggctcgagtatttgcacttactgaggagcaggctcaggcagcacctgacgatgtcatagcaggtaactgctctatttatggttatcctgcctatgttttgatagatacaggtgcatcacatacattcatctctgaaaaatttgttatgatgcattctttatcgtctgagccattgcctactgttgtttctatttcttcacctttgggtgaaggtattatctctgttcgaatgattcgaaattgtACTTTGCAATATGATAAGAATGTGATTGATctagattgtatagtacttgaattatcagatttcgattgtattgttggtatagacatgttaaccaagtacagggcaactgtagattgtttccagaaagtggttcgatttagACCAAAAATGGaatctgaatggaaattctacggtaagggttctcaagccaagatccctttgatatctgtattatctatgacccgtttactACAGCAAGGTgtagaaggatttctgatttatgcagtcgatgtattgaaatccagtccagcagtaacagatattccagttgtacatgaatttgctgatgtatttcctgatgaaattcctggtttatcTCCAGTCCGAGAGATAgatttcagcattgatttaatgccaggtacgcaaccaatatccaaagctccttacagaatggcacctattgaattgaaggagttgaaggatcagctggaagatttattggccaaagggtacattaggccgagcgtttcaccttggggcacTCTGGTactgtttgtacgaaagaaagatggttcaatgcgattatgcatcgattatcgtcaattgaacaaggtaacaatcaagaataaatatccactgcctagaatagatgatttgtttgatcaactacagggttcgagcatctattctaagattgatttgcgatctggatatcatcagctgagagtacgagatgaagatattccaaaaactgctttcagaacaaggtatggacattatgaattcatcgTCATGcattttggtttaaccaatgctcctgcagtatttatgggattgatgaatcaggtatttcagaaatatttagatgattttgtcattatcttcattgatgatatcttgatatattccaagaatgtggatgatcatgctgaacatctcagaatcattttacagactttgagaaatgagaaattatatgccaagttattgaaatgtgaattttggttgcagaaagttgtgtttcttgggcatattatttcaggtgatgggatttcagtggatccaagtaaGGTCGAGGCTGTACtaaattggcctagacctataTCAGTGCCaaaaatacggagttttatgggcttggcaggttattatagacgctttatcagagatttctccagcattgcgaagcctattacacaattgactcaaaaaaataagccgtatgtctggactgaagcatgtgaaactagtttcttggaattaaataaaatgcttacaagtgcacctgtcttgacaattccatcaggtacgggtgattttgtagtatactgtgatgcttctcacaagggcctgggttgtgtgcttatgcagcgaggacatgttattgcttatgcttcgagacagttaaagccacacgagactcggtatcctatccatgatttggagcttgccgctattgtctttgcattaaagatatggcgacattatttatatggtgagaagtttgaaatcttttctgatcataaaagtttgaaatatctgttttcgcaatcagaattgaatatgagacagcgtagatggcttgatttactgaaagatttcgattgtgagatcaaatattatccaggaaaatctaatgcagctgcagactccttaagtagaaaggtatgttctttatccttgtttacgataggtgtatctcaattgatggaagattgttgtatttctggactAGTATTTAAAACAGATATGCAACCTATCCGTGTTTATGCTATgaaagctgagccagaacttttgataagaatcaaagaagcacagaaagaggatccgactattcagaattcgattgctattgtcagatctggacatcaatctgaatatcaggtcagtgctgatgatgtgttatatgtgaataacagacttgttgttccagatgtttcagacttaaaacagcagatattgaaagaggctcacagcagtcgattcaatattcatcctggtggcaaaaaaatgtataatgatctgaagacacag
Proteins encoded:
- the LOC140880266 gene encoding nudix hydrolase 20, chloroplastic-like isoform X1; translated protein: MGSSGLFLHSLTIPTRNLKFPLRSSPLSAHQFHSSASFFTWDDVVRFSPTHRTTDSSSLQGFFHKVNLCNRNADKQTEFVPFVVEQQTVGYVHNRFAHYLRRFEDTFIFPEDTCYGLNFGYYLSLHTRLSSYEDRTIAVGNAIKCLGEELIPGIRNELYPVISSFGTPEFFSLERAAAPYFGIKAYGVHMNGYVERDGEKFLWVAKRSKVKPTFPGKLDDMVAGGQPHGISCEENLVKECKEEAGIPRSISSTATAVGAVSYMGIDGYRFKRDVLFCYDLKLPDDFIPTNEDEEVESFKLVPVTQVANIIRSTDYFKANCNLVIIDFLFRHGYIKPEDVGYLKLLQSLRSGDCT
- the LOC140880266 gene encoding nudix hydrolase 20, chloroplastic-like isoform X2; the encoded protein is MGSSGLFLHSLTIPTRNLKFPLRSSPLSAHQFHSSASFFTWDDVVRFSPTHRTTDSSSLQGFFHKVNLCNRNADKQTEFVPFVVEQQTVGYVHNRLSSYEDRTIAVGNAIKCLGEELIPGIRNELYPVISSFGTPEFFSLERAAAPYFGIKAYGVHMNGYVERDGEKFLWVAKRSKVKPTFPGKLDDMVAGGQPHGISCEENLVKECKEEAGIPRSISSTATAVGAVSYMGIDGYRFKRDVLFCYDLKLPDDFIPTNEDEEVESFKLVPVTQVANIIRSTDYFKANCNLVIIDFLFRHGYIKPEDVGYLKLLQSLRSGDCT
- the LOC140880266 gene encoding nudix hydrolase 20, chloroplastic-like isoform X3, with amino-acid sequence MFTTVTSNVKYRFAHYLRRFEDTFIFPEDTCYGLNFGYYLSLHTRLSSYEDRTIAVGNAIKCLGEELIPGIRNELYPVISSFGTPEFFSLERAAAPYFGIKAYGVHMNGYVERDGEKFLWVAKRSKVKPTFPGKLDDMVAGGQPHGISCEENLVKECKEEAGIPRSISSTATAVGAVSYMGIDGYRFKRDVLFCYDLKLPDDFIPTNEDEEVESFKLVPVTQVANIIRSTDYFKANCNLVIIDFLFRHGYIKPEDVGYLKLLQSLRSGDCT